CCTGCTCTGAAAGAAAATTGCAAGCTGTTACTAACAAACGAATCAACGGCACTTGACAATCCTAAAACATACCGAAAAGTAAAATGACTTTACTGATAAAATGCCACAAACGAATTTGAAAACAAGTTGAGAAATGGAAGGAAATAAAAAAGTATATAAGAAATTTTAAAGAGCTTTTCAGACGAATTAGATAGAAAAGAGAACGGAAATATTTTTAATTTCTCTCACAGTAATTGAATATGATTTGGTTTCTGTAGACGGTGTTAGGTGAACTGGATTGTTGGGACATCCAAAAATAATTGATACTCATAACGCTTTTGTAAAAACTTAATGAACAGCAAAATACAGCTCGGAGAAATTAAAAACATCCTGTTGCTGACTTCTTGGACAGAGAGATATGGTCAAAGAAAATGCGAAAAATTATTCTGTTGAATGTTTAAGAAAATACGATTGTCTAATTGCTAAAATTAAAATCTAAGAACAATGAACCCTTTAGCAAAACTTAAAAAGATGTTGTTGCTGGCAAAAAGAACTTGATAAATTTTATTAAGGCATTTTTTTAAATCGTGAAGACATAAAAATTCATCTAACAATGGACGACAGATTTGCATTGCAAAGAGGAAATGATTTTGCTGAAAATTTAAGCGAAGGTGGGAGACTGTACCTCATTCGCTTATTTTTAGTTACATTAGATGTTTTCACGGAGAGAAAGAAACGAAGAAACAATTATTTTATTGACGACCCAATCCCAAGTCTTGATGCAAATCATATAGCACAGATTTATTCTCTAATAAACTCTCGCTTCTTTAGAAAAGGCGAAGACCTATTGCAGCCAGAGGCCGCAATCAATTGTTTCAAGCAACTTTTTATTTCTACACACAATTTTGAATTTTTCTCCTTCCTAAAAGATTCATCACAACTCAATAAATACAACAGTAATCCTAAACACCCGTTGTCATTACTATTTTATCTACATTGAATCGGTGAAGACAACTCTTCAAATAATCCCTTTACCTAAAAGTTTGAGACTTAAATCTGAGTATGTTTATTTGTTTCAAATTCTATTCAAGTTTCATAAAGACGGTTGCAAATTGGAAGACGATAGCTTACACTTATGCCAAATGCTTTAAGACGATTTCGAAATTTATACTTTGATGAAATCTCTGACTCAACTGGAGAAGTTGATAACCGAATTGACTTATTATTGGCAACACTCATAATTTAAAAATACTGCATCACTTCTCTCATTTCACGACATTTGAAAAGGCAACAAAACATGATGAGTTAATTATGTTACTACCTGACGCAATGGAAGAAACTTATGGACATTGATAAAGAACACGCTCAAATATTTTGAATCATTAAAGAGAGCAATTAACGAACCTTAATAACATGACTACGAAACTTGAAACGATGATTCCTGATGACAGTAGCCCAGTAGATAACAGGCGTTTTGGCAAAAAAGCGGGTTCAAAGTGCTTAAATGAAGTTTTGTGCTTCGTATCAAGTTCATGCTGGCAGACAGTTTTGTGCTTCGAAATCCGCTTCTTCGCCAAGCGCCAAACGTTATAGCCAATGGTGGACGACCGTTACAACGACAAACGACCGACCGGAAAATTTAAACATAAAACAAAGACAAACCATTTGACAGGTGACCAAAGACATCAGAAACAATATTGCAAATGGACAGCATCTTAACCGACCCGCTGACCAACTTATATTTTTATTTTTCCCCACCGCACAAACAAATTGAAATGCTGCCGACACACAATTGGCACATTTACGCAAGCCGCACAAGCCGACACACAAACCCAAGCTTGCAAAAGAGCCAATTCTCCCACCCACCACGGAACGGTAACGGACTTTAAAACGTAATTTTGAGTATCTTAACCGACTGGAAATTGTATTGAATTAAATGGCAGAAAGAAGCAAAAGCCAAGAATAAAAATTAATAAACTCCTTGAGGAATCAGGGTGGAGCTTCTTTGACACTGGACAAGAGTAAGGCGACTATTAAACTTGAATCTTCCATCACAATGGACGATTTAGGCGAAGACTTTGAACATTCAAAAACGGTTTCATCGACTTTTTACTGGTTGACGAAAACCAAAACCCAATACTTGTTTTAGAAGCTAAGAAAGAAAGTTTGAATCCACTTGTTGGGAAAAGAACAAGCAAGAAATTATGCCAAATCTCAAAAGGTTAAATTCATTATCCTTTCCAAACGGAACGCTTCATTATTTATGGAACATTGAAACTGGAAACCCTGAACAAATACAAGTATTCCCGACACTTGAATCCATCAAACAATATTATCAATTTAATCCCGAGCCAAGTAAATTAGTTAGCGAAGAAATTAATGACGACTATGTTGTTTTAACTCAACTTCCGAACTACAAACAAATACCAGAGTTTCAAGACGAACACAAAAGAAGGATTTAATTTTCAATTTAGCGTCGTTTCCTTCGCTATTATCAAAAGTTGAAGCAGTCAAAAGCGGTTCAACAATCAGCAACGAAGGCAAAAAGCGTCTCTTATTGGAAATGGCAACAGGTACAGGAAAAACCTTGACTGCTGCTGCATTGATCAAACTCTTTTACAGAACTGGAAACGCAAGACGCATTTTATTTTTGGTTGACCGTTTGGAATTGGAAGAACAAGCAGAAAGATTTTACCAACTATTTAAAAAAACGACATTACAACAGTTGTTTACAAAGAGAAGAAAAACGGATTGGCGTAAAGCCGACATCGTTGTTACCACCATTCAATCGTTAATGGTAAACAACAAATACAAAACACTATTCTCACCGACCGACTTTGATTTAATTATTTCCCGATGAATCGCACCGACTTTTAGGTGGCGGAAACAGCAGAGCATTGTTTGAATATTTCTTGGGTTACAAACTAGGTTTTAACGCACACCAAAAGATTACTTAAAACATTTAGACACCAACAACATTGACGACCCAAGAGAAATGGAACGAAGAATGTTACTTGACACCTACACAACCTTCGGTTGTGAGAGTGGCATTCCTACGTATCGTTATACACTTGTGGACGGTGCTAAAGACGGCTATTTACGACAGCCGATTGTTGTTGATGCAAGAACGGATGTTACTACCAAACTTTTATCGGAACAAGGTTACGGGATTATGGTAACGGTTGCTAGTACCGAACAAGAAGACATTTTAGAAGAGGTAAATTACAAGCAAAATCATTTTGAACGGAAATTTTTCAGTGAT
This genomic stretch from Bacteroidota bacterium harbors:
- a CDS encoding AAA family ATPase, which encodes MDDRFALQRGNDFAENLSEGGRLYLIRLFLVTLDVFTERKKRRNNYFIDDPIPSLDANHIAQIYSLINSRFFRKGEDLLQPEAAINCFKQLFISTHNFEFFSFLKDSSQLNKYNSNPKHPLSLLFYLH
- a CDS encoding DEAD/DEAH box helicase family protein — translated: MFNLASFPSLLSKVEAVKSGSTISNEGKKRLLLEMATGTGKTLTAAALIKLFYRTGNARRILFLVDRLELEEQAERFYQLFKKTTLQQLFTKRRKTDWRKADIVVTTIQSLMVNNKYKTLFSPTDFDLIISR